DNA from Malus sylvestris chromosome 11, drMalSylv7.2, whole genome shotgun sequence:
aaaaaaagccaattttttcaaagcacacggagctacagtgctcctttaataaaaagacacactatcatcctgcttttttttccaaaagcactttcacaaaaaagtttaccaaacactctactggctttatttcacagccgcttattctcacagcacaaccgcttattctcacagcagctttttttgaaagcacagcaataccaaaccagccctaaacaACGCAAGGCTATTGCCTGTTGGTTAGCTGTTATTTTTCGTTATGTTACAGTTATTTCTTTATGATTCTAGTCCATATacgtagacctgtaaacgggtcgggtttattgggtttgggtcgggttgaacccgacccgttaatttAACGGATCACCCGAACCCAACCcattaagctaacgggtcacccgaacccaacccgttaagcctAATAagtcacccgtttcacccgttaacaattttttttgttttttgttttttttttaacattttgcATTCCAATACAAATTACACATCTTTTACCCAAAATTGCAGACACTCTGCAAATGTTTTGCACCGTGACTTGAAACCGAGTAACCTACTTCTCAATGCAAATTGTGACCTTAAGATTTGTGACTTTGGGTCTCATAACTGAGGTATATACATCACCGAGatgtattttatatatatatatatatatatatatatatatatatcatactaCAATCTTCCAAATCAACTAATTAATAGAACTCCATAAGGGTTTTACAAAATGTGAAGCATAGCTAGACATTATGGGGCAATGCCGTATTCAACATCACCAAGATGTACCACCCAATTACATCGCTACTTCAAGGAAGAATTTGCATATTGAACACCCCAAAATCTGCAACACACCCACAAAATCAAGAGCAATGAGCAAGTATACAAAATCAGACATTACTCTTGCATAATCCATCCTAATTATTAAACATCACAAAAAATATCTTTAAAAGAACAAGTGAAAATACATACCATGCTTAATCAAGACTAATACTATTGGAGCATTGTCCTGAGTTTTCATTAAGGCTCATGTCAAAAATTTCTTCAGTGAGTTCTTCCAAGTCAGCACCCTCTTTCTCTAAAGCTAaacataaaagttaaaaaaggaaaacaattatAATCTAttatgtaagaaaaaaaatacaaagtaatataaaatttacCTCCTTTGCCAAAAAGCCAGTCTCTAGTACATAGCAAGGCTTGAACGGTTTCAGGCAACAAAGAACTTCGATATTGATCAAGCACCCTACCACTAATACTAAATGTTGATTCCGAGGCAACAGTTGAGATGGGAATTGTTAACACATCAGAAGCCATACGAGAAAGTACGGGATAACGAAATTGCTCCAATTTCCACCATGAAAGAATATCCAACTCTTGTTTTCTATCAAGTCTCTTTTCTTCAAGATATAGATGTAATTCAGTTTTTTCATTTGAAGTTGACCCATCTTGGTAAATATTATCAAATTcctacatataaaaaaaaaatagaaacaatGACGTCAACGAACAATATAAAGATGCATATAAAAAGTATAAATCAGgaataacaaatataaatactACCTCAAAAAGTTTGTCTCCAACTTTTATTTGAGTAGGAGTTTGATTGACTGAGTTGGATACAAGAAGATGAGAGAACTTGTCTATGTAACAACCATAGAGTGAAAACAATGTGCCACTAACATCCTTCAACTCTCTGGAATCCTTACCATAAAGCTTGTTATAACCCCACTCTACAAATTCCAATTTATAGCGAGGATCAAGAATCACTGCAACGCCAAGGATCAAACTATACTCTGACCAATATTTTTCAAACTTCAAATTCATATAACTCCCCATCCGTCTCATGAAATCATCACAATCTTTCATAGCATCTTGAATACAATAATGGACTTTGAACACTTTTGGGAAAAACAAGTTTGATGTAGGGTAATTTGTTCTGGAAAATAAGCAAGTAACTTCATAAAAATACCCCAAGAAATTGGAAATCTTCTCTATTTTATCCCACTCTTCCAATGAAGAACATGAACTAAAATTAGAATCAACAAGTGCCAAATTGAGAAAAGCACGACGATAGAAAATAGCACTATCCAGCATTGTATATGTTGAATTCCATCTAGTAGGCACATCTTGTCTCAACCCTCTTTTACTACCTGCCAACCCTACTTGTGCAACGCAAgcaaaaaacttattttttctCCCTTCTGAACACTTTATATATTTGATGCACTCACGAACTTTCGTCACTGATCCATCAATTTCCTTTAGTCCATCTTGGACTATCAAGTTTAGGATGTGAGCACAACAATGAACATGGAAGAACTTTCCATCCATTAATAGCAAACCTCTAAAAtttaattgtttcttcaatAACTCAACAGAACAATCATTTGCAGAGGCATTATCCAAAGTAATGGAAAACAGTTTCTTTTCAATCCCCCACTCAACTAATAAGGTGTTAATTTTTTCAGACAAAGCAACCCCGGTATGTGGAGGAGGCATATGACAAAAATTTAAAGAATAGGTTCAGATGATAACACAGGGTTTATATAATCTACAAATAACAATCTTCTGCAACTCcataaacttagactaaaaaTAGTGAATATATTTGTAGGCTTATAATCCGTTAAACTTGAACTAATTACTAATCACAGCAGAGTGCATCACATCCCATTTTAACGCACTCAAACCAGCCACAACGAGAGACAGACAAGTCCATCTAAAACTTATTTCAAATTTGAGTCCAAACTTGCCGATAACAAGTACCCGTCTGGAACCATAAACCAAAACCGAAGACACAATTTCCAAAGAAGTCAATCTAGATTTCCTTCCAGGAAATCATTCATCACATTTGACCGAATCCGCTACGCAATATTCTGATTTGTGGACTCAACACAAATGGGAAATCCTGTAAAGAACTCGTATACAGTtgcttttagttttagtttagcTGATCTCAATCATTTCACTCGTCAATGTCATCACTTCCAACCTGCTCCCTAGCTTTCCACCATCTCTCCCTACTATCGCTGCTCCAGAAACCATATCTCCTTACTCACCCCTTATACATTTTTGTAATAGTCTTAATGATTAACGAAATCCTACTCGTACTGTGATGGAAATTTAAGAATcagagaaaaataaatcaacttTCCCACATCCATATTTAAAAGCTATGAAATTCTAATAAAAAGTACGAAATATACAGAATCTACGAAACCAAGAACCAAAGCAGGAGAAACCGATAAACAATCGGAACCCATTCGTCAAACCTGACAAACTAAGGATACCCAGAAACTAAAACGATGAATTATTGAGAAATgtagaaaaatggaaaatataatctcaaccaaaaactcaaaccaAGCTCAACCAAAAACTGAGAAAGACGAAAAATATAATCTGCAAAAACGAAAATTAATCGCGATGGAAAAAGAGGTGAAAGGGAATCGAAACTTACCGGAGAGAGGGTGGCATAACTTAGTGAACGGTAGCCAactttgaggaagaagatgagggagAGAACGGCGCCACTCAGTTGGGTTCGAACGTGAGAGAACACAGAGAGCTAGGTTTTCTATTCCAACTataaaattacacaaaagtcaTTCTTAACGGATGTTAACGGATGCTAACGGGTTTCGCGGGTTGACCCAAAATGACCCGTTACTTAACGGGTGactaacgggttgacccgttaacaacccaacccgttaaacACTCACCCAAATACTAgttttaacgggtcgggtcgtgccgggttaacgggtcgggttcaaaATGCCAACCCTACATATACGGTTGTGCAGCAAAACGTAGTTGGGAGATGAACGAGATAACTACAACGGAGCAAGCAATTCCAACTAGGCACTACTGCTACAGGTGTCGCCATGTGGTCACTTTGCATGTCGAAATGAAATGCCCTTTCTGCCAAGGCGGCTTCATCCAAGCATGCGAGGGTGTTGAGTCACTCTACCTAGCCATACCATCTGAATCTGAGCATTCTGAAAGTGGTTCAGATGGAGAAAGCACCACTGTAATTTatactttgatcaaactttccttgTCTTAGctcttaaaacaaaattttctgcttgtatttgtttatcATTTATAATTTCAAATGAACATTGAAGTAATTTGGTTGATTAAAACTCATAATTGCAGGGTATCTGCTATTCAAATCCCAGTGGTTTTGTTATTGGCATTGATTCCCAAGATGTAAATAATAAGGTTGACGAGCAACGCCACGAGATAAGGTTCTTAGTCTAGAGATTCTGTCAGCTGATTTTTATTTAGCAAAAGATTCTCTGTTTTCTCAtaaaacataagaaattaattGAAGTTGGTGTAACTTCTTCTGCAGGCTACTTCCTCCGACCCACCCGACCTTGCCATGGTGTAACTTCTTTTGAccagcacccagcccaagctggtCTCCAGGCCAGCCCAAAATCGACAAAGGCGTGGGCCTGCCCGTATGACGCCATGCAGACGCTAGCGTGGCGTCGGAGGCAAGGGTGGAGCCGGAACCGAAGGCACGAGTTGCTAGAATCTCACCTATGGCGTCGTCGTTGTTGTCATACCTGTCCTCGATCCTGAACCAGTCGCACTACACTCTGCATCTCAAGCTCTATAGGTCATGCCGCTTCACTCTGAGGTTCCTCAATTGGGGACCGGAGAAGTCCATTTTCCAATGCTACCACCACCGCCAGAAGCTGCCGCCTCAGCCGCAAATGAGGAGTCTTGGCCGCAGTATCTCTAGAAACTTCTCGAATTCCAACACCAATGCTTCTCTCTCAGGCCAATCCGGTGGCCCCAGCCTCCACCACTTCGTCACTCAAGCTGCTATCGCCGTGTCTTTCAATgtttttgttaagtttttaGGAATTTATGCAATGATTCGAATTGGGTTGTCTTAGAAAGGCTTAAAGTAATGATCTTTGATGTACAATCTACGAAgaggatggtggtggtggtaaggGAGGGAAATGGTCATTTCATCATAGAAGGGAGTGGGGATTAACGGCATGGGTGGTGGGTTGGCGTGCTCTAGTCTGCTTCATTGGAGGAGCATTTTTGGGAAGCAGAAACAGTAaagttagaaattaaaatcaaattattaatttttattattttataataaaaattaataaaattttaataaaattgattaGGCTATTTAGTTTTAGGGATGGAGATGCATTTGACATATtactgtttatgtttattgGGGTTTATCATTGTTCAATAAGTG
Protein-coding regions in this window:
- the LOC126590375 gene encoding zinc finger BED domain-containing protein DAYSLEEPER-like, whose protein sequence is MGSYMNLKFEKYWSEYSLILGVAVILDPRYKLEFVEWGYNKLYGKDSRELKDVSGTLFSLYGCYIDKFSHLLVSNSVNQTPTQIKVGDKLFEEFDNIYQDGSTSNEKTELHLYLEEKRLDRKQELDILSWWKLEQFRYPVLSRMASDVLTIPISTVASESTFSISGRVLDQYRSSLLPETVQALLCTRDWLFGKGALEKEGADLEELTEEIFDMSLNENSGQCSNSISLD